In Shewanella sp. GD04112, the sequence GGTAGACGAAACACTTGGATAAGCCGCAAACGCAAGGTGAGATAGATGCCCGTACCTACGAGTAAACACAGGGTAACGGGTCCCCAAACGATACCGTTCAGGCTACTGAGTAAAGCTTGAAAACTCATGATATTCCTCAATTATTAAACAACTAAATTAATAAAGGAGGAGGAAAAGAAATGGCTGTGACGCACCGCTGCCAGCCTAAAGAAAGACTATCACCCAGCCAATAAAGACAGGGAAAAAGTCCAAAAGACAAACGACAGGGACCGTGCAGTCATCCTCTCCTCTGTCCTTTTGCCTGAGCGTTTCGCAGAATGCATCCATCGACGCACCTACTTTCGCCTTCGGCGCCACCTATTATCGCGACTTAACGCAATCGGTAGTCTCTCCAGAGGCTCGTCCAGTAACAGTCCACGCCTTGCGGCACCTGAAAGAGTGCTTTGTATCGGGAAAGATCCCAAACAAAGTTGCCTCGTCGGTGTGGGGTTAATTCCCCACTCTCCTGCTACCTTCATCCGAACGGATTGTTAAATCGATAGTCCGCTATCGATTTAACAGGGCGCACAGCATGCAACAAACACAAAAATAGCTCAAGCCCATTCGCTCACAGAATGGGGTTCTAAAACCACAATTGCAGAAAATTTAAACAGCATAAAACCTAAGTCTGAATCCATGCAAAGTGAACCTTAAGGGCCAAATAGCAGTATCTATCAGAAGATAAAATGTTTTATCTTTAGTCGGGCTAAATGTTGCCAGAGTGGAAGGATAAATGTCAGAAGTAGCCAAACTTATCCAAGTGAGTAAAAGTTTTCGCGACGGCGAGCAGCGCCATACCGTACTGCAAGCCGTCGATTTAACCTTGCATCGCGGCGAAACCATCGCACTCACGGGCCCCAGCGGCAGCGGTAAAAGCACACTGCTAAATTTGATCGCAGGCTTTGAAACGCCAGACAGCGGCCAGATAGTGTTGAATCATCAATCCACCCAAGATTGGCAAGACAAACACTGGAGCGAGTTCAGGCGCAACCATTTGGGCGTGGTGTTTCAACAATTTAATCTGCTGACTCCGCTCAATGTGAGAAACAACATAGGTTTTTCACTCAATCTCAACGGCGCCAGTTGGAATCCTTGGTGCGATTATCTCGTCGACAAATTGGGGCTGGCTTCACTGCTCAATCGGCAGGTCGAGGCACTTTCAGGCGGGCAACAGCAAAGGGTCGCTATCGCCAGAGCCTTAGCCCACAACCCGAGTTTACTGCTGGCCGACGAACCCACGGGCAACCTCGATGATGAATCGGGCAAACAGGTGATGTCACTGCTGTGCGAACTGGCCAAAGAAAGCCAAACCAGCATCTTAATGGTTACCCACAGTGAAGAATGCGCCGCCTTTATGCACAAACGCTGGCATCTTTCCCACGCCTCTGTGTCTATCTCCGGTTAAGTCGATGATGAGTCCAGCATTAACCCCTAAGGCAAGTGGCAACAAAACCCCAAGCAGAAACCGCACATGGCTGCGGATCTATTGGGTATTAAGGGTCTTTCTCGCCCATTATCGCCACGCGCCGCTGCAAGCGGGCGCGATTTTGCTCGGGCTTGCCCTCGCCGTGACTTTGCTTATCGGGGTTAAAGCCACCAATGATAATGCTATTCGCAGCTACAGTGAGGCCACAGAACTCTTGAGCCAGCGGGCCGATGTGCTCTTAAGCGCGCCCATAGGTCAAGAAACCCTCGACGAATCCGTGTATTTCAGCCTAAGGCAAGCGGGCATCAGCCAAAGCCTTGCGGTTGTCAGTGGCAGAGTGGCGGGCATGAACGGTCAGTTTTGGCAAATTGAAGGCAGCGATATCGTCGCCGCGTTGACGGCGAGCCTAAGCCCAAAAGAGGGACAAAAGCACGACACCAGCACAAAGCAAGAAGCCAATCCAAGGATGTCGATGGGAGCGCTGCCGCTCGCCGATTTAATGAGTGGTGAGCCGATAGTGGTCATGAGTCAGAGCCTTGCCAATAAAATTGCACCCAATGGTCAACTCGCCCTCGCGCCCGCATCTTTTGCGCCCGACAAGCTTAAGGTCATCAGTATCGATGATAGCTGGGGACTGGGCAGTGCAATTCTGACCGACATTTCCCTCGCCCAAACGTTACTCGGAATGCAAGGCAAACTCAGCTATATC encodes:
- a CDS encoding ABC transporter ATP-binding protein, whose amino-acid sequence is MSEVAKLIQVSKSFRDGEQRHTVLQAVDLTLHRGETIALTGPSGSGKSTLLNLIAGFETPDSGQIVLNHQSTQDWQDKHWSEFRRNHLGVVFQQFNLLTPLNVRNNIGFSLNLNGASWNPWCDYLVDKLGLASLLNRQVEALSGGQQQRVAIARALAHNPSLLLADEPTGNLDDESGKQVMSLLCELAKESQTSILMVTHSEECAAFMHKRWHLSHASVSISG